A stretch of Bacillus pseudomycoides DNA encodes these proteins:
- a CDS encoding Cna B-type domain-containing protein, which translates to MVKRVTSIFSILMLFIVTIGQSWMPIIANAQELNTTGFVDSFTIDKTKLKYGEQAKINVTFSDKSGNKMKSGDTLKLTLPPELKGFKATIPLNDEQGKNFGTCQVNAGNVVCTFNDMVEKLHNIKGHFNFTVQATNVGTDQTKDVETNLGTTLDKQTVTITGPTSGGGTGSKPFFYKTGDIQPDNPDEVRWFLNINLNKEYLSRDIVVSDSLQEGQTLNKDSFRITVNDRESLSIKQFEDQRYGYVQFNDDGHSFKVVINWNMGSARSFTVFYTSTITESGKSQESFKNDYKIDYQILYKQPVSESGSATVKNITSGGGAQGDLPPKGTLRIVKHLGTDEDKVIPDVSFKLYKESGEQFGDVYVTDEKGIIEIPNLQPGKYYVQEVSAPEYIDFNPQERVNFEVKSGAVNGVKLSISNKVKTTFITGTKTWKGDNAKDRPETIKVDLIQDSQVIATQEVSEATGWKYEFKDLVAYNADGKAYKYEIKEQPVDGYQTEVKGYDIINTKVVPITTVEGTKTWKDDNAKDRPKMIKVDLFQNGKWIDTKEVSEASGWKYTFKDLAAYDADGAAYKYEVKEQPVDGYQTEVKGYDITNTKVGQTTVEGTKTWKDDNAKDRPKMIKVDLFQNGKWIDTKEVSEASGWKYTFKDLAAYDADGAAYKYEVKEQPVDGYQTEVKGYDITNTKVGQTTVEGTKTWKDDNAKDRPKTIKVDLLQNGQVIATKEVSEATGWKYTFKDLAAYDANGAAYKYEVKEQPVDGYQTEVKGYDITNTKVGQTTVEGTKTWKDDNAKDRPKMIKVDLFQNGKWIDTKEVSEASGWKYTFKDLAAYDADGAAYKYEVKEQPVDGYQTEVKGYDITNTKVGQTTVEGTKTWKDDNAKDRPKTIKVDLLQNGQVIATKEVSEATGWKYTFKDLAAYDANGAAYKYEVKEQPVDGYQTEVKGYDITNTKVGQTTVEGTKTWKDDNAKDRPKMIKVDLFQNGKWIDTKEVSEASGWKYTFKDLAAYDADGAAYKYEVKEQPVDGYQTEVKGYDITNTKVGQTTVEGTKTWKDDNAKDRPKTIKVDLLQNGQVIATKEVSEATGWKYTFKDLAAYDANGAAYKYEVKEQPVDGYQTEVKGYDITNTKVGQTTVEGTKTWKDDNAKDRPKMIKVDLFQNGKWIDTKEVSEASGWKYTFKDLAAYDADGAAYKYEVKEQPVDGYQTEVKGYDITNTKVGQTTVEGTKTWKDDNAKDRPKTIKVDLLQNGQVIATKEVSEATGWKYTFKDLAAYDANGAAYKYEVKEQPVDGYQTEVKGYDITNTKVGQTTVEGTKTWKDDNAKDRPKMIKVDLFQNGKWIDTKEVSEASGWKYTFKDLAAYDADGAAYKYEVKEQPVDGYQTEVKGYDITNTKVGQTTVEGTKTWKDDNAKDRPKTIKVDLLQNGQVIATKEVSEATGWKYTFKDLAAYDADGVAYKYEVKEQPVDGYQTEVKGYDITNTKVGQTKVEGTKTWKDDNAKDRPKTIQVDLLQNGQVIATKEVSEATGWKYTFKDLAAYDTNGAAYKYEVKEQPVDGYKTEFKGYDITNTKVGQTTVEGTKTWKDDNAKDRPKTIQVDLLQNGQVIATKEVSEASGWKYEFKDLVAYDADGAAYKYEVKEQPVDGYKSEVNGYDITNTKTKDETGVDPNKDPDKDPNKDPNTNTNINSDSKVPPTKENDKTTALLPKTGGTPTEMISIIGGMVLFVLGGFLFVRQRMR; encoded by the coding sequence ATGGTAAAAAGAGTAACTTCGATTTTTTCAATTCTAATGCTTTTTATAGTTACAATAGGCCAAAGTTGGATGCCTATAATAGCAAATGCACAAGAGTTAAATACAACAGGATTTGTGGATAGTTTTACGATTGATAAAACAAAACTAAAGTACGGGGAACAGGCTAAAATAAATGTAACTTTTAGTGATAAATCTGGAAATAAGATGAAGTCTGGAGACACACTAAAATTAACGCTACCCCCAGAATTAAAAGGATTCAAGGCAACGATTCCATTAAATGATGAGCAAGGTAAGAATTTTGGTACTTGTCAAGTAAATGCAGGTAATGTGGTATGTACATTTAATGATATGGTTGAGAAACTCCACAATATTAAAGGGCATTTTAATTTTACAGTTCAAGCCACTAATGTAGGAACGGATCAAACGAAAGATGTTGAAACAAATTTAGGCACAACTTTAGATAAGCAAACTGTAACGATTACCGGTCCAACCAGTGGTGGTGGTACAGGCTCTAAACCGTTTTTCTACAAAACTGGTGATATTCAACCAGATAACCCGGATGAAGTGCGTTGGTTCTTGAATATAAACTTAAACAAAGAATATTTAAGTAGAGATATTGTTGTGTCTGACAGTTTGCAGGAAGGTCAAACACTTAATAAAGATAGTTTTAGGATAACAGTTAATGACAGAGAATCTTTATCAATTAAACAATTTGAAGATCAACGTTATGGATATGTTCAGTTTAATGACGATGGTCATTCATTTAAAGTCGTGATTAATTGGAATATGGGAAGTGCTAGGTCTTTTACCGTTTTTTATACAAGTACTATAACGGAAAGCGGAAAGAGCCAAGAATCTTTTAAGAATGATTATAAGATTGATTATCAAATTCTATACAAACAACCGGTTTCTGAGTCGGGTAGTGCCACAGTCAAAAATATAACATCTGGCGGTGGTGCTCAAGGTGATTTACCTCCTAAAGGAACATTAAGAATTGTTAAGCATCTTGGAACGGATGAAGACAAAGTAATACCGGATGTTTCATTTAAGTTGTACAAAGAGTCAGGTGAACAATTTGGAGATGTATATGTAACGGATGAAAAAGGGATAATTGAAATTCCTAATTTACAACCAGGTAAATATTATGTACAAGAGGTTTCAGCTCCAGAGTATATTGATTTCAATCCTCAGGAAAGAGTAAATTTTGAAGTTAAATCAGGTGCTGTAAATGGAGTTAAGTTGTCGATTTCGAATAAAGTGAAAACTACATTCATTACAGGAACAAAAACATGGAAAGGCGATAATGCGAAAGATCGTCCGGAAACAATCAAAGTAGACTTAATACAAGATAGTCAGGTCATCGCAACGCAAGAAGTAAGCGAAGCAACCGGCTGGAAGTATGAATTTAAAGATTTAGTGGCATACAATGCAGATGGCAAAGCATATAAGTATGAAATAAAAGAACAACCAGTAGATGGATATCAAACAGAAGTCAAAGGTTATGACATTATAAATACAAAAGTGGTACCAATAACAACAGTAGAAGGAACAAAAACATGGAAAGACGATAATGCGAAAGATCGTCCGAAAATGATCAAAGTAGACTTATTCCAAAATGGAAAATGGATTGATACGAAAGAAGTAAGTGAAGCAAGCGGCTGGAAATATACATTTAAAGATTTAGCAGCCTACGATGCAGACGGCGCTGCATACAAGTATGAAGTGAAAGAACAACCAGTAGATGGATATCAAACAGAAGTCAAAGGTTATGACATCACAAATACAAAGGTAGGTCAAACAACAGTAGAAGGAACAAAAACATGGAAAGACGATAATGCGAAAGATCGTCCGAAAATGATCAAAGTAGACTTATTCCAAAATGGAAAATGGATTGATACGAAAGAAGTAAGTGAAGCAAGCGGCTGGAAATATACATTTAAAGATTTAGCAGCCTACGATGCAGACGGCGCTGCATACAAGTATGAAGTGAAAGAACAACCAGTAGATGGATATCAAACAGAAGTCAAAGGTTATGACATCACAAATACAAAGGTAGGTCAAACAACAGTAGAAGGAACGAAGACGTGGAAAGACGATAATGCGAAAGATCGTCCGAAAACAATCAAAGTAGACTTACTACAAAATGGCCAAGTCATTGCGACAAAAGAAGTAAGTGAAGCAACAGGGTGGAAATATACATTTAAAGATTTAGCAGCCTACGATGCGAATGGCGCTGCATACAAGTATGAAGTGAAAGAACAACCGGTAGATGGATATCAAACAGAAGTCAAAGGTTATGACATCACGAATACAAAGGTTGGCCAAACAACAGTAGAAGGAACAAAAACATGGAAAGACGATAATGCGAAAGATCGTCCGAAAATGATCAAAGTAGACTTATTCCAAAATGGAAAATGGATTGATACGAAAGAAGTAAGTGAAGCAAGCGGCTGGAAATATACATTTAAAGATTTAGCAGCCTACGATGCAGACGGCGCTGCATACAAGTATGAAGTGAAAGAACAACCAGTAGATGGATATCAAACAGAAGTCAAAGGTTATGACATCACAAATACAAAGGTAGGTCAAACAACAGTAGAAGGAACGAAGACGTGGAAAGACGATAATGCGAAAGATCGTCCGAAAACAATCAAAGTAGACTTACTACAAAATGGCCAAGTCATTGCGACAAAAGAAGTAAGTGAAGCAACAGGGTGGAAATATACATTTAAAGATTTAGCAGCCTACGATGCGAATGGCGCTGCATACAAGTATGAAGTGAAAGAACAACCGGTAGATGGATATCAAACAGAAGTCAAAGGTTATGACATCACGAATACAAAGGTTGGCCAAACAACAGTAGAAGGAACAAAAACATGGAAAGACGATAATGCGAAAGATCGTCCGAAAATGATCAAAGTAGACTTATTCCAAAATGGAAAATGGATTGATACGAAAGAAGTAAGTGAAGCAAGCGGCTGGAAATATACATTTAAAGATTTAGCAGCCTACGATGCAGACGGCGCTGCATACAAGTATGAAGTGAAAGAACAACCAGTAGATGGATATCAAACAGAAGTCAAAGGTTATGACATCACAAATACAAAGGTAGGTCAAACAACAGTAGAAGGAACGAAGACGTGGAAAGACGATAATGCGAAAGATCGTCCGAAAACAATCAAAGTAGACTTACTACAAAATGGCCAAGTCATTGCGACAAAAGAAGTAAGTGAAGCAACAGGGTGGAAATATACATTTAAAGATTTAGCAGCCTACGATGCGAATGGCGCTGCATACAAGTATGAAGTGAAAGAACAACCGGTAGATGGATATCAAACAGAAGTCAAAGGTTATGACATCACGAATACAAAGGTTGGCCAAACAACAGTAGAAGGAACAAAAACATGGAAAGACGATAATGCGAAAGATCGTCCGAAAATGATCAAAGTAGACTTATTCCAAAATGGAAAATGGATTGATACGAAAGAAGTAAGTGAAGCAAGCGGCTGGAAATATACATTTAAAGATTTAGCAGCCTACGATGCAGACGGCGCTGCATACAAGTATGAAGTGAAAGAACAACCAGTAGATGGATATCAAACAGAAGTCAAAGGTTATGACATCACAAATACAAAGGTAGGTCAAACAACAGTAGAAGGAACGAAGACGTGGAAAGACGATAATGCGAAAGATCGTCCGAAAACAATCAAAGTAGACTTACTACAAAATGGCCAAGTCATTGCGACAAAAGAAGTAAGTGAAGCAACAGGGTGGAAATATACATTTAAAGATTTAGCAGCCTACGATGCGAATGGCGCTGCATACAAGTATGAAGTGAAAGAACAACCGGTAGATGGATATCAAACAGAAGTCAAAGGTTATGACATCACGAATACAAAGGTTGGCCAAACAACAGTAGAAGGAACAAAAACATGGAAAGACGATAATGCGAAAGATCGTCCGAAAATGATCAAAGTAGACTTATTCCAAAATGGAAAATGGATTGATACGAAAGAAGTAAGTGAAGCAAGCGGCTGGAAATATACATTTAAAGATTTAGCAGCCTACGATGCAGACGGCGCTGCATACAAGTATGAAGTGAAAGAACAACCAGTAGATGGATATCAAACAGAAGTCAAAGGTTATGACATCACAAATACAAAGGTAGGTCAAACAACAGTAGAAGGAACGAAGACGTGGAAAGACGACAATGCGAAAGATCGTCCGAAAACAATCAAAGTAGACTTACTACAAAATGGCCAAGTCATTGCGACAAAAGAAGTAAGTGAAGCAACAGGGTGGAAATATACATTTAAAGATTTAGCAGCCTACGATGCAGACGGTGTTGCCTACAAGTATGAAGTGAAAGAACAACCAGTAGATGGATATCAAACAGAAGTCAAAGGTTATGACATCACAAATACAAAGGTAGGTCAAACAAAAGTAGAAGGAACGAAGACGTGGAAAGACGATAATGCGAAAGATCGTCCGAAAACGATTCAAGTAGACTTACTACAAAATGGCCAAGTCATTGCGACAAAAGAAGTAAGTGAAGCAACAGGGTGGAAATATACATTTAAAGATTTAGCAGCCTACGATACGAATGGCGCTGCATACAAGTATGAAGTGAAAGAACAACCGGTAGATGGGTACAAAACAGAATTCAAAGGTTATGACATCACGAATACAAAGGTTGGCCAAACAACAGTAGAAGGAACAAAAACATGGAAAGACGACAATGCGAAAGATCGTCCGAAAACGATTCAAGTAGACTTACTACAAAATGGCCAAGTCATTGCGACAAAAGAAGTAAGTGAAGCAAGCGGTTGGAAATACGAATTCAAAGATTTAGTAGCCTACGATGCAGACGGTGCTGCCTACAAGTATGAAGTGAAAGAACAACCGGTAGATGGGTACAAATCGGAAGTGAACGGTTATGATATCACGAATACAAAAACCAAGGACGAAACAGGTGTAGATCCAAACAAAGATCCGGACAAAGATCCAAACAAAGATCCAAATACAAACACAAACATAAATAGCGATTCAAAAGTTCCACCTACTAAAGAAAATGATAAGACGACAGCATTACTTCCTAAAACAGGTGGAACACCAACGGAAATGATTTCAATTATTGGAGGTATGGTATTGTTCGTTTTAGGTGGATTCCTATTCGTTCGTCAACGAATGAGATAA